In Ornithinibacter aureus, the genomic stretch ACGGCCACGCTCTTGGGCAGCCTCGCTTTCATCTCGACGGTTGCCGCGGGAGGTGACCTCAGTGCACGGGAGTCCTTCCTGCTGCCCGTCGGCATCGTGGGGAGCGCCATCGCCACGGTTGGGCTGGCCGTGCTCATCTGGTGCCTGCCCGCGTTCCTGGTGGGAGTTCAGCGCTGGGTCGTTGCGATGGTCGGCGCTGCGCTCGCGTTCACCCTCGCGTTGACGTGGTTCGACGCGACCGCGATCGTCGGTATCGCGTCGACGACCACGGACCCGGTCTTCGACGACATCGGCAGCTCCGCAGGGGTGAGTGCCCTGTTCGTCCCGAAGTCGGTCCTGGGGCTGGTGGCGTTCGCCGCGCTGGCGATCTTCGGCCGCCGCTCGGGGACCCTCGGACGTGCTGGCGCAGCCCTCATCGGCCTCGGCGCTGTGGTGTTCCTCCTGCCGCCCTACCCCCCGGGGCTGGTTCTGGTGTCAATCGGCCTGCTCGTGGCCGCCCGGGGTACGGGTCGCGATCGCTCACACGCGAACGAGTGAGCGCACCACGGTGCTGTCGGTCGAGCGCACACGGCGTGTTGCGCTCACTCGACTCAGGCGGTGTCGGCTGGCTCGGCCTCCGGGCTCGTGTCGGAGTCAGGCTCCAGCGGGGTGTGGCCAGCCACCAGCATCCAGCCCATGACGGCGATGGAGGCCACCCACAGCGGCCAGCCGAGGGCGATCTTCGCGACGCCGAGCCAGGCCACCTCGGCGGCGAGGTAGAGCGGCACCATGATGAGCAGCCGGATCGCGTAGACCCCGACGAGCACCCACGTCAGGCGTGAGCACACTGCCACCATGCCGCGGTCCTTGCGCCACCCGAACGGGTCCTCGGCAGCACGCGGGTCGCCGGCGCCGACGAGGAACCCGACTGCCGGCCAGCGGGCCAGGATCGAGAACACCGTGCCGACGAGGTAGGCGGCATTGGTGAGGATGCCGGGCAGGAAGGCCGCTTCGGCGCGCCCCGAGCGCAGGGCGAAGAACGCGGCGATGCCGGTCGCGAAGACGGCGCCGAGCACGTGGGTCAGCGACGACTTCTGCGCGAGCCGAACCACGGCGAGCACCAGGGCGATGCCCATGGCCGCCCCGGCAGCGAGCCGGATGTCCTGGCGCCACGTCCACAGGGCGACGAAGACCACGGTCGGCAGCGCCGTCTCGATCGACCCGCGCCACCCCCCGAGGGCGGTGGACAGCCGGTGCCGGATCAGCGCCTCGACGGTCTGCGGGGTCGCGGGGGTCACAGCGTCGCTCACGCGGTCGGCACGATCTCGTAGGCCGGGTTGAAGATCGTCGGCACCCCGCGCACCTCAGCCACTCGGCCGCGCGCCCGCAGGAACGTGCCCGGCTCGATGCCGGCGATGCTGCGGCGACCGATCCACACGAGGTTGACCGAGCCGTTGCCGTCCCACACCTCCGCGACCAGGGCGGGCACGCTGCGCCGCGGCGGCAGGGTCACGGTGCGCACGGTGCCGCACACGCAGGCCGGATGCCGGGGAGCCAGGGCCGTGAGGTCATCACCCCCCGCTGTCTCGGACTGGCTGCGCAGCGCGTCGGCCTGGTGCTCGACCGAGGTCTTGCCCAGGTCGTGCAGCAGCTCGCGCAGGCCCATCACCGCACCTCGGTGATCTCAGGCCCTCGCGTGAAGGGGTCCAGCGACGTGCGCTCGGCCTCGTCGGCGGCGTCAGCCTCCGCCTCGGCAGCCTCGGCAGCGCGCTCGGCCTCGCGCGGCAGGGCCAGCGGCAGCAGCTCGCGCGGAGCCATCGGCTCGGTGCCGCGCACGACGACGGCCGCGCGCAGCACCTCGAGCAGCGGGGCTGCCGCCTCGTCGTCGATCGCCGCGCGACCGGCGAGCACCCCGCGCAGAAACCAGCGCGGCCCGTCGACCCCGAGGAAGGTCGCGGGAGCGAACACCGTGCGGCCGTTCTCGCCGCGCGACGGCATCCGCGTGCGCAGCTCGGTGCCGAGCGGGCCGACCCGCTCCTCCGCGGTGCCGCCCTGCGTCTCGATCGCGGTCACGAGTTCTGCGCGGATCTCGTCCCACAGCCCACCCGAGCGCGGCGCCGCGAACGCCTGCAGCTGGAGCGTGGAGTCGCGGATCACGGCCATCGCGGCGTTGACCTGCTGGGTGTTCTGGTCGACCTCGAGGCGCAGCTCCATGCCGGGAACGCCCTGCATCCAGAGTGCGCCGAGGTCGACCCGACCCCCACGGCCGTCGACCTCGCTCGCGTCGAACGGGCCCTCGCTGCGGTCGAGCACCACGGATGCCGTGCGCGTCACCTCGACATCGCCCGCGGCGTCGCCACCGTCCGTGCCGTCGGTGTCGGTGTCGGTGTCGTCCTGGCCCTCCAGCGTCTCGACGCCGTCGACCTCCTCGGCCGGACCGGCGGGGTCGGACTTCTTGGAACGCTTGAAGATGCTCACGGGGGTCGTCCTCGAATCTGGTCTGGTGTCCTGCGGGTCAGGCGGGCTGGTGCGAACCGAAGCCGCCCGTGGACCCGTGCCCAGTCTCCCCCCGGTCACTCTCCGGAAGCGAATCCGCGACCTCGAAGGTCGCCTGGACGTAGTGCTGCACGACGAGCTGGGCGATGCGGTCACCGACCTGCACCGTGAACGACTCGCGCGGGTCGAGGTTCACGAGGTTGACGTGCACCTCGCCGCGGTACCCCGAGTCGATGGTGCCGGGGGCGTTGACCACGGTGATGCCGTGCCGGGCCGCGAGGCCCGAACGCGGGTGGACCAGACCGACCGTCCCCGGCGGGAGCGCCAGCGCGATGCCGGTGGGCACCAGCGCCCGCTCCCCCGGGGCCAACGTCACCTGCGCGACGCTCGTGAGGTCGGCACCGGCATCCCCCTGCGTGGCGTAGAGCGGCAGGCGGGCGTCCGGGTGCAGCCGGCGAACGGCGACGGTGCTCAGGCCGCGCACTCCCGGCACACGAGCACGCCACCCTTGTCGGTCGCGAGCTGGCTGCGGTGGTGCACGAGGAAGCACCGCGAGCAGGTGAACTCATCGGCCTGGCGCGGCAGCACCCGCACCGAGAGCTCTTCGCCGGACAGGTCGGCACCGGGCAGTTCGAAGCCCTCGGCCTGCTCGGTCTCGTCGACGTCGACACTCGAGGCGCGCTTGTCGACGCGCCGGCTCTTCAACTCCTCGATGGAGTCCTCGGACAGCTCGTCGTCGGTCTTGCGCGGTGCGTCGTAGTCGGTTGCCATTACCTGTCGTCCACCCTTCGTCGTGTCCCGGGACCCTCAGAACGCATCTGGTTCCGATTTTGTGCCCGGGCTGCGCCGTGCGCGGCGATTGTGCACCATGAACGGCACAAAAGCCATGTCGTCCCAGCGGGCAGGAAGAAAACCGGCGTCAGTCCAGCGAACCGACGTGCCGGGCCGCCAGGTCGCGCACGAGCGGACCGAACTGCGCAGCCAGTCCGGGCGCGGCCCCCCACACGAGGTCGCGCGTGAGCACGTCACCGACCGGCCCGCCGAGCACGGCCCCGGCCTCACGGGCGACGAGCTCCCCGGCGGCGCGGTCCCACGGGTTGAGGGCGCTCTCGTAGTAGGCGTCGAGACGTCCCGCGGCCAGACCACACAGGTCGAGGGCGGCCCCGCCGTGGCGGCGGATGTCGCGCACCCGCGGCAGGAGGTCGACGAGCAGTTCGGCCTGTCGCCGGCGCAGGTCGGCGGCGTAGCCGAACCCCGTGCCGACGAGGGCGTGCGCGACGTCGGTGGCGGCCGTGGCGCGCAGGGTGCGCGTCCCGGCATCCGTCGTCAGTCTCGCTCCCCCGCCGAGGTGCGCATGGAAGAGCTCGCCCGACTCAGGGTTCAGCACCGCGCCCGCCACCGGCTGCCAGGCACCGGCCACGGCAGGGTCCCCCACGACGACGGCGACGGACACGGCATACGCCGGGATGCCGTAGAGGTAGTTCACGGTGCCGTCGAT encodes the following:
- a CDS encoding DUF3159 domain-containing protein gives rise to the protein MSDAVTPATPQTVEALIRHRLSTALGGWRGSIETALPTVVFVALWTWRQDIRLAAGAAMGIALVLAVVRLAQKSSLTHVLGAVFATGIAAFFALRSGRAEAAFLPGILTNAAYLVGTVFSILARWPAVGFLVGAGDPRAAEDPFGWRKDRGMVAVCSRLTWVLVGVYAIRLLIMVPLYLAAEVAWLGVAKIALGWPLWVASIAVMGWMLVAGHTPLEPDSDTSPEAEPADTA
- a CDS encoding OB-fold nucleic acid binding domain-containing protein → MGLRELLHDLGKTSVEHQADALRSQSETAGGDDLTALAPRHPACVCGTVRTVTLPPRRSVPALVAEVWDGNGSVNLVWIGRRSIAGIEPGTFLRARGRVAEVRGVPTIFNPAYEIVPTA
- a CDS encoding DUF3710 domain-containing protein translates to MSIFKRSKKSDPAGPAEEVDGVETLEGQDDTDTDTDGTDGGDAAGDVEVTRTASVVLDRSEGPFDASEVDGRGGRVDLGALWMQGVPGMELRLEVDQNTQQVNAAMAVIRDSTLQLQAFAAPRSGGLWDEIRAELVTAIETQGGTAEERVGPLGTELRTRMPSRGENGRTVFAPATFLGVDGPRWFLRGVLAGRAAIDDEAAAPLLEVLRAAVVVRGTEPMAPRELLPLALPREAERAAEAAEAEADAADEAERTSLDPFTRGPEITEVR
- the dut gene encoding dUTP diphosphatase, with amino-acid sequence MRGLSTVAVRRLHPDARLPLYATQGDAGADLTSVAQVTLAPGERALVPTGIALALPPGTVGLVHPRSGLAARHGITVVNAPGTIDSGYRGEVHVNLVNLDPRESFTVQVGDRIAQLVVQHYVQATFEVADSLPESDRGETGHGSTGGFGSHQPA
- a CDS encoding DUF4193 domain-containing protein yields the protein MATDYDAPRKTDDELSEDSIEELKSRRVDKRASSVDVDETEQAEGFELPGADLSGEELSVRVLPRQADEFTCSRCFLVHHRSQLATDKGGVLVCRECAA
- a CDS encoding inositol monophosphatase family protein is translated as MTTHPAPTASDLPVGLAAVLEEIACTVARAAGRLVVDERPVDLGVSSKSSATDPVTVMDQRSQELIIELLAAARPDDAVLGEEEGASTGTSGLTWVIDPIDGTVNYLYGIPAYAVSVAVVVGDPAVAGAWQPVAGAVLNPESGELFHAHLGGGARLTTDAGTRTLRATAATDVAHALVGTGFGYAADLRRRQAELLVDLLPRVRDIRRHGGAALDLCGLAAGRLDAYYESALNPWDRAAGELVAREAGAVLGGPVGDVLTRDLVWGAAPGLAAQFGPLVRDLAARHVGSLD